The Actinocorallia herbida DNA window CCGTAGCCTTCACGCCGCCGCATGCCGGTGAGCACGTTGTCAAGGACGGTCTGCTGCTCGAACAGGTGCGGGACCTGGAAGACCCGGGTGACGCCGAGCGCGGGCACCTGCCACGCCTTGGCCGGGGAGGGTTCCCCGAAGACGAGGACCTCGCCCGCGTCCAGGGCGTGGAACCGGGTGAGGCAGGACACGGTGGTGGATTTGCCGGATCCGTTCGGCCCGATGATCCCGTGCACGGTCCCCGCGCGGACCGCGACGTCGACCCCGTCGACCGCCTTGACACCGCCGAAGTGCTTGACCAGGCCGCGTCCTTCCAGCGCCGGGTGGTCGGTCTCCGGTGGCTCTGGCAGGATCCCGTCCGGTAGGCTGGCCTCCGGCTCGGCCTCGCCGGACACCTCGCCGTCGTCGACCCTGCCGAAGCGGCTCGCCCGAAACGTCCCGACGATCCCGCGTGGCAGCACGATCATCGTCATCAGCAGCGCGACGCCCAGGATCAGCGTCGTGTAGCGCCCGTAGTCCTTGATGAGTTCGACGAGCAGCGCGACGACCCCGACCCCGAGGACGGGTCCGACGAGCGTGCCGATGCCGCCGACGAACAGTCCGACGAAGAAGGTGAGCCCGTTGTCCAGCAGCCCGACGTCCGGGTTGATGAAGCCGAGCTGGAGCGCGTAGAGCGCGCCCGACACGCCCGCGATGCCGCCCGCGACGGTGAAGACCAGCAGCCGGGTGGTCGCGGGCCTGACCCCCATCGCCGACGCGGTGTCCGGGCTCTCCATGACGGCGAGCGAAGCCCGTCCGACGCCGCTGCGCATGAGGTTGCGCTGGACGAGATAGGCGAGACCCAGGAACACGAGCACCACGTAATAGAAGGCGACCTTCGACAGAGACCCCGGGGCGACCCCGACGACGCCGTTGACGCCGCCCGTCACGTCCTCCCAGGCCCGTCCCGCCTCGATGACGATGAGGTTCGCCGCCAGGGTGATCATGCCGAAGTACAGCGAAGTGGCTCGAAGGCTGACGAGCAGGACGGCCGCCGCCAGCCCCGCGCCCACCGGCACCGCCAAGGCGATCCCGACGGGCCAGGGCAGCCCGGCCTTCACGGTGAGGGACGCCGCGGCGTACCCGCCGACGAGCTGGAGCCCGGTGTGCAGCATCGACATCATCCCGCCGTACCCCATGGCGAGGTTGAGCGAGATGGTGAGGATGCCGCTGATCGCCGCGGCCGCGACGACCCCGTTGTAGTAGGAGGCGTTGTAGCTGTAGAAGTCGGTGATGAATGGCCAGGCCAGCAGCACCGCGCCGAGGACGGCGCTGAGCGCGGCGAGGCCGAGCCGTACGGGGCGCGGCATCAGTGCGCCTCCCTTCGCTTGCCGAACAGGCCCGCGGGGAACAGTACGAGGATCAGTCCGAGCAGGACGAATCCCACGAAGTTGCCCGCGGTCGGGCTGACGAGGTTGCGGACGACCGCGTCGAGCAGGCCGACGACGAGGCCGCCCGCGAGCGCGCCGCGCGGCGAGCCGACCCCGCCGATGACGGCGGCGGTGAAGCCCTTGATGGTGAAGACCAGGCCGCCCGCCGGGCCGATGAACAGCACGGGCGCCGCGAGCAGCCCCGCGACCGCGCAGATCACCGCGGCCATGGCGAAGCTCAGCACGACGATCCGCTGCACCGGGATCCCCATGATGACCGCGGTGTCGCGGCTGTGCGAGACGGCGCGAACGGCACGGCCGTAGGCGGTCCGGTGCAGGAACGCGTCGTACCCGGCCATGACCGCGACCGCGATGACGATCGCGCCGAGCTGCTGCCAGCCGACCATCGCGCCGAGCACGGTGAAGCCGCCCTCGACGACCGGCGCGGGCCGCAGCGCGTCGACGTCCCAGTAGCGCAGGGTGAACAGCGACTGGAAGATCATCGCGGTGGCGAGTGTGGCGACGATCCAGGCGTAGCGGGAGCCGGAGAGCTTCACCGGGAGCATGATCATGCGCTCCTGGGCGAGGCCGGCCGCGATCCCGACCAGCACGGTGATCGCGAACGCGGCGGGCCAGCCCCAGCCGGTCAGCGTGACGACCTGGTAGCCGACCGCCGCGCCCAGGACGAGCGTCTCGCCCTGGGCGAAGTTCATGACGCGGGTCGGCTGGAAGACGATCGCCAGGGCCAGCGCGACCAGGGCGTAGAGCGCACCGGAGAACAGGCCGTCGATCCAGACCCCGGCGCTCATGCGGACACCTCGGGCACTTTGGCGCCTCCTTTTTCGCGGTGGTGGGGGATCGGGTCAGGAGCCGGCTTCGACGTCCTTGACGAACCAGCCCTGGGCGTCCTTCTGCCACTCATAGAGGTGGATGTCCTCCAGGGAGTAGAACTCGTGGGAGGAACCGGGGGCGATGGAGTTGCCGGACGGCGTCTCGTCGGCGGACAGGTCGAGGGACTCGATCGCGGCGGCGACCTTCGCGGTGTCGTCGGCGCCTCCGGCGGCCTTCACGGCCTGGGACCATGCGTAGACGCAGTCGGCGGCCATGGCCGTCCCCTTGGGGGAGGTCGCGCCGCTCTCGGGGCCGACGTTCTTGCCGTAGGCGGCCTCGACGGCCTCGATGTGCTTCCGGTACCCGGGCCGCCACGCCGCCCTGTCGCGCATCGGGTACTGGTAGTTGGGCGCGGGGAAGATGGCGCCCTGCGCGTAGTCCCCGGCGGCCTCGATGAAGGTGATGTTCTGCATGCCGGAGCCCGCGCCCGCGAGTTCCCCGTCGTATCCGACCTCGGCGGCCGCTGCCATCGTCTTGGCGCCGCCGACGTTGGACGACAGGAAGATGAGGTCGGCGTCCTTGAGCTTCTCGACGTACACCTTGTGGCTCTGGTCGTCGGCGCGGGTCTGCTGGAAGCCGAGGTACTCGATGCCGTACTGACCGGCGGCCTCTTTGAGCATGGCGTCGAGGTTCTTGCCGGAGTCGTCGTTCTCGTAGATGAGGCCGAACGACCTCACGCCCGCGTCCTTGTAGTGCTGCATGAGCTTCTGGAGGTCGAGCCCGGTGGGGTCCTGGGAGCGGAAGCCGTAACCGAGCCCCGAGAAGTCGCCGGTGGAGACGCCGGGCTGGCAGTTGACCTTCCGCGCCTGCTCGTAGACGCCCTTGGTGGCCTCGTAGAAGCTGGTCAGGCTGGGTCCGACGACGAGCTTCACCTGCTCGTCGCCCGCGAACTCGTTGGCCGCGGAGACCGCCTTGGCGGGGTCCAGCACGGTGTCGCGGACGACCAGCTCGACCTGCGAGCCGTCGATGCCGCCCGCCTCGTTGATCCGGTCGATCTCGACCTGGAGCGAGTTCTGCTGGGAGATGCCCAGGACCGCGAAGGCGCCGCTCATCGGCCCGGCGAGGCCGATCTTGATGGCCGGCTTGTCCGCGGCGGACTTGCCGGAGCACCCGGCCGCCGTGACGGCGAGCACGGCGACCGAAGCGATGATCTTGAGGGAAGAGCGCACGAACTGACTCCCAAGTACTCAAGCATTCCGTCCACAGGAACGCTGTTTCGTACTGGGAGACGTTAAGAACATGATCATATGACTGTCAATAGGTCGGAACGTTTCCTGTTGTTACGGTCCAAGCCGCCCGGGGGTGACGAATCGCGCGGATCACCCCTCGGGAGAAGGCGCGGCGGGACGCGGGACGCTGCCGTCGTCGTGGTCGTAGGGGGTGCCGGTGACGCCGGACCGGCGCGCCGACGCCACCGCGGACCGCATGGCGAGGCGCTGCCAGGGGTCGCCGTTCGAGGCTCGGATCGTCGCGCGGGTCGCGGCGCTGGGGAGACGGTCGCCGATCCTTCGGAGGAGGACGTTGAGGTGGGTGGTCGCTTCGGCCAGGCGTTGCCAGGGCCGGAGCCGTGTCCCGGCCAGAGGGGAGTCCTGGAGCAGGGCACGGACCAGGGGTTCGCCCACCAGGGCGGAGAGCAGGCCGAAGAGGGGTTGGAGGGCTTTCGCCCGGAGGCGTCTGCGCAGGGGGCCGCCGCTGAGGATCTGCGCCAGGGCCGCGTTG harbors:
- a CDS encoding branched-chain amino acid ABC transporter permease — encoded protein: MSAGVWIDGLFSGALYALVALALAIVFQPTRVMNFAQGETLVLGAAVGYQVVTLTGWGWPAAFAITVLVGIAAGLAQERMIMLPVKLSGSRYAWIVATLATAMIFQSLFTLRYWDVDALRPAPVVEGGFTVLGAMVGWQQLGAIVIAVAVMAGYDAFLHRTAYGRAVRAVSHSRDTAVIMGIPVQRIVVLSFAMAAVICAVAGLLAAPVLFIGPAGGLVFTIKGFTAAVIGGVGSPRGALAGGLVVGLLDAVVRNLVSPTAGNFVGFVLLGLILVLFPAGLFGKRREAH
- a CDS encoding ABC transporter substrate-binding protein gives rise to the protein MRSSLKIIASVAVLAVTAAGCSGKSAADKPAIKIGLAGPMSGAFAVLGISQQNSLQVEIDRINEAGGIDGSQVELVVRDTVLDPAKAVSAANEFAGDEQVKLVVGPSLTSFYEATKGVYEQARKVNCQPGVSTGDFSGLGYGFRSQDPTGLDLQKLMQHYKDAGVRSFGLIYENDDSGKNLDAMLKEAAGQYGIEYLGFQQTRADDQSHKVYVEKLKDADLIFLSSNVGGAKTMAAAAEVGYDGELAGAGSGMQNITFIEAAGDYAQGAIFPAPNYQYPMRDRAAWRPGYRKHIEAVEAAYGKNVGPESGATSPKGTAMAADCVYAWSQAVKAAGGADDTAKVAAAIESLDLSADETPSGNSIAPGSSHEFYSLEDIHLYEWQKDAQGWFVKDVEAGS
- a CDS encoding ATP-binding cassette domain-containing protein; this translates as MPRPVRLGLAALSAVLGAVLLAWPFITDFYSYNASYYNGVVAAAAISGILTISLNLAMGYGGMMSMLHTGLQLVGGYAAASLTVKAGLPWPVGIALAVPVGAGLAAAVLLVSLRATSLYFGMITLAANLIVIEAGRAWEDVTGGVNGVVGVAPGSLSKVAFYYVVLVFLGLAYLVQRNLMRSGVGRASLAVMESPDTASAMGVRPATTRLLVFTVAGGIAGVSGALYALQLGFINPDVGLLDNGLTFFVGLFVGGIGTLVGPVLGVGVVALLVELIKDYGRYTTLILGVALLMTMIVLPRGIVGTFRASRFGRVDDGEVSGEAEPEASLPDGILPEPPETDHPALEGRGLVKHFGGVKAVDGVDVAVRAGTVHGIIGPNGSGKSTTVSCLTRFHALDAGEVLVFGEPSPAKAWQVPALGVTRVFQVPHLFEQQTVLDNVLTGMRRREGYGWLAAVLRLPSYRRRERAGREAAARLLAFAGLSGRAHRLAGSLSHGQKRLLEVVRAVASGPRVLILDEPATGLTPAEIDALGRLCRTFRDRGLAVVLIEHNVEFVMGLCDEITVIDGGKVIAAGPPETVRRDPKVLEAYLGRPDLIEEVA